The Geovibrio ferrireducens genomic interval GAAAAAGGCTCGCCTCCTGAGAAGAACGACATAAAAGCCGGTTACGGCGGGATGCTGGATATTGAGTTTACCGTGCAGATGTTACAGCTTCTGACCGGGCATGAGGATCAGAGTGTCCGCAACCCCAATACGCATGATGTTATGGTTCACCTGAAAAATCAGGGCTTTATAAAAGAGCGGGACTACTACGCCCTGCATGACAGCTACCACTTTTACAGAACACTGGAAAATGTTCTGAGAATTTATGAGAATACATCAACCTCAAGGCTTCCTGCCAATGAGGAGATTCTGGCGAAGGCGGGCATGTTTTTCTGTTTTGAGAAAAACCCCGCAGAATGCTTAAGCGAGAAATACGCATGGGTGCGCAAAAGTGTGCGCGCGGCGTACAACAGAGTTTTTGAGAGGTATATGTAAAGTGCTTAGGTTTTTGGCAGTTATAGACTACGAAACCTTTGGGGATGACTACCTGAAGGTCGCGGAACGGGTCGCGGACAGATCGGAGATGATCTGGTTCCGCGCGAAGAACCTTGATGCGGCGGATATTTACCGTAAGGCGGAAAAAATGCGTGCACTGCTTCCGGATGCGTTTCTGATTCTGTCAGAAAGGCCTGACATAGCAGTTGCTGCCGGGTTTGACGGTGTTCAGCTTAATGAGCGCACCCTTTCGCCGGAAACGGTGGAGGAGATTTTCCCCGAACTGGTCACAGGATATTCCGCCCACTCTCTGGAGGAGATAGAGAGAACTCAGGCGGATTTTTTTACGCTCAGCCCTATTTT includes:
- a CDS encoding thiamine phosphate synthase — translated: MAVIDYETFGDDYLKVAERVADRSEMIWFRAKNLDAADIYRKAEKMRALLPDAFLILSERPDIAVAAGFDGVQLNERTLSPETVEEIFPELVTGYSAHSLEEIERTQADFFTLSPIFMTDKPYEVKPLGPVDVTDTEKKVYALGGVTVSSLPMLNDMGYYGYAGIGIIKGMI